Genomic window (Streptomyces sp. TG1A-60):
AGGAGTCCGTACCGGACCTCGTGTCGAGGTCGACGCCGATGAGGTGGTGGGGGCGGAGGCCGCAGGCGATGCCGTAGCCGGTGGCCCAGGGGGCGGCTGCGAAGAGTTCGCGGATGCGGCAGGGGTCGGTGGAGGCGTCGTAGACGCCGTGGCCGACCCGGCCGCACTCGCCATGGCAAGGAGGAGGTGAGGGGGCGTTCCGGTGAGGGGAGCGCAGGGCCGGAGGTTTGGAGCGGGACAGGGGGGATTACCGCCAGGCCGCGTTCGGCGGCGGAGAGGGCGTGCGCCAGGGCCAGGGTGCTGGCCTGCCGGTCCGTGGTGGCCATGCTTCTATATCCGTACGGGCGTTCGATAAGGGGAAGGGGGGGCGGAGTGCCCCTTCGGTCGTCGGGGGCCTGTTCGCAGGCTGGCCGGACATGTGTCGAAACGGTTCGCGCGGCTTCATGGGTGTTCGGGTGATCTCATCCGCGCCTCGGCGGCTTCACGGGTCTTCGCGTGGGCGTCCCGTCGACGACCTTGACAGGTGGCGCGACAGTTCCTTCAATCTGACGGACAGTCAGAAGGCTTTCGCAGGGGGGACGGTGGCGGTGACCGAGGACCTGTCGGTACGGCTCAAGGCCTACGAGGGGCGCACGGCCGTCCTCGGTGGCCGTGGCAAGGATCCCGTCAACTCGCCCATGATCCGGCACTGGTGCGAGGCCATGGGGGACACCAACCGCGCGTACACCGGCCCGGACGCCATCGCCCCGCCCACCATGCTCCAGGTCTGGACGATGGGCGGGCTGAGCGGCCACGAGACCCGTTCACCGGCGTACGACGAACTGCTCACGCTGCTCGACGACGCCGGGTACACCTCCGTCGTCGCCACCGACTGCGAGCAGGAGTATCCGCGGGCGCTGAGGCCGGGCGACGAGGTCATGTTCGGCTCGGTCATCGAGGCGGTGTCGGAGAGGAAGACCACGAGGCTCGGCACCGGGTACTTCGTGACGACCCGCATGGATGTGCGAGTCGGCGACGAGCTCGTCGGCACCCACCGCTTCCGGATCCTCAAGTACGCGCCGGCCGCCGCACCACCGGAGAACCCCCGGCCGCAGCCGAAGGAACAACGGCCCCGGCGCCCCCGCCCCGTCGTCAACCGCGACAACGCCGGGTTCTGGGAAGGCGTCGCACGGCACCGCCTCCTCATCCAGCGCTGCGCCGGCTGCGCCACGCTCCGCCTCCCCTGGCTGCCGGGCTGCAACGCCTGCGGCTCGCCCGAGTGGGACACGGTCGAGGCGAGCGGCGAGGGGGTCGTGTACTCGTACGTCGTCATGCATCACCCGCCCTTCCCCGCCTTCGATCCGCCGTACGCCGTCGGGCTGATCGAGCTGGCTGAGGGTGTCCGGATGGTCAGCGGCGTCGTCGGGGTGCCGTACGACAAGGTGCGGATCGGGATGCCCGTACGGCTCGGGTTCGCGCGGTACGACGAGGAGTTGGAGCTGCCGGTGTTCCGCGCGGAGGAAGGGGTGCGGGCATGAGGGCGGGGGACGCGCTGCCGTCGCTGGAGATCGAGATCACCCGTACGCTCGTCGTCGCGGGGGCGATAGCCTCGCGCGACTACCAGGACGTGCACCACGACCCGGAGCTGGCGCGGCGACGCGGGTCGCCGGACGTCTTCATGAACATCCTGACGACGAACGGGCTGGTGGGGCGGTACGTCACCGACCACTTCGGGCCGGACGCCGTCCTCCGCAAGGTGGCCGTCCGGCTCGGCGCGCCCAACTACCCGGGCGACACGATGGTGTTGACCGGCACGGTCGAAGCGGTCGACGGGCGGACGGCCACGGTCAAGGTCATCGGCGACAACGGCGTCGGCAGACACGTCACCGGCACGGTCACGGTCACGCTTCCTGCGGAGGGCGTCGCATGAGCGCACGGACCAAGGACCGGCTCGGCGGCCGGGCGGCGATCGTCGGGATCGGGGCGACAGACTTCTCCAAGGACTCGGGGCGCAGCGAGCTGCGGCTGGCCGTGGAGGCGGTGCGGGCGGCACTCGACGACGCGGGGCTGGGGCCCGGGGACGTGGACGGGATGGTGACGTTCACGATGGACACGAGCCCGGAGATCACGGTCGCGCAGGCGGCCGGCATCGGTGAGCTGTCCTTCTTCTCCCGTGTCCACTACGGCGGCGGCGCCGCGTGCGCGACCGTGCAGCAGGCGGCGCTCGCCGTGGCGACGGGCGTGGCGGAGGTCGTGGTCTGCTACCGGGCGTTCAACGAGCGGTCGGGGCGGCGGTTCGGGGCGGGCGTACGGCATCGGGAGCCGTCGGCGGAAGGTGTGGCGCTCGGCTGGACGCTGCCGTTCGGGCTGCTCACACCCGCGTCGTGGGTGGCGATGGCGGCTCAGCGGTACCTGTACGCGTACGGGCTGACCCCCGAGGCGTTCGGGCACGTGGCCGTGGTCGACCGCAAGCACGCGGCGACGAACCCGGCGGCGTACTTCCACGGCCGTCCCCTCACCCTCGCCGAGCACGCGGCCTCGCGCTGGATCGTCGAGCCGCTGCGGCTGCTGGACTGCTGCCAGGAGACGGACGGCGGGCAGGCGCTCGTGGTGACGTCCGTGGAGCGGGCGCGGGATCTGCCCCGGGCGCCCGCCGTGGTCGTGGCGGCGGCCCAGGGCGCGGGCCGGGCGCAGCAGCAGATGACCGGCTTCTACGACGGCGATCTCACCGGGCTGCCGGAGATGGGCGTCGTCGCCCGGCAGCTCCGGCGGACCTCGGGGCTCGGCCCGGACGACATCGACGTGGGGATCCTGTACGACCACTTCACGCCGTTCGTGCTGATGCAGCTGGAGGAGTTCGGGTTCTGCGGGCCGGGGGAGGGGGCCGACTTCGTCGCGGAGGGGCGGTTGCCGCTCAACACCCATGGCGGGCAGCTCGGGGAGGCGTACCTGCACGGGATGAACGGCATCGCGGAGGCGGTACGGCAGCTGCGCGGCACCGCGGTGAACCAGGTCCCCGGGGCGGAGCGGGTGCTGGTCACGGCGGGGACGGGGGTGCCGACCTCGGGGTTGGTGCTGGGGACGGAGGGGTGAGTGTGCCGGGCGGGCGGTTCCTGTGTGGCTGCCGGGGCCGCCCTTCAGGCATCCTGGGCAACCCTCGGCCTCGGGGCCGTACCACCACGGCAGGTGTTTCTCAGGGGCACACCCTCAGTACCCGGGGGCTGTTCATCCACCTCCAGTAGGTGGGGTCTGCCCCACGCCTACAACCTGAGGGGGATTCGTCTTCGGGACCTGCGGCCGATCCGCCGGGCGGGGCCCGCTCCTAGCGTGGAGTCATGACCACACCCGTCTGCACCAGCGCTTCGAAGGTCGCTGCCCCAGGGACGCGGACCCTGCCGACCTCGACCCTGTCGACCTTGTCGAGTCTGACGAACCTTCCGTACCCGTCGTTCTCGGCGTACGTGAAGGCCCGCCAGCCGGTGCTGCTGCGGACCGCCCGGTCCCTGACCGCGAACCCGTGCGACGCCGAGGACCTGCTGCAGACCGCGCTCGCCAAGACGTACGTGGCCTGGGAGCGCATCGAGGACCACCGGGCGCTCGACGGCTATGTGCGCCGGGCGCTGCTGAACACACGGACGTCCCAGTGGCGCAAGCGCAAGGTGGACGAGTTCGCCTGCGACGAGCTGCCGGAGCCGCAGGGGGGCCAGGCCACCGACCCGGCCGAGCAGCAGGCGCTGCACGACGCGATGTGGCGGGCGATCATGAAACTGCCGGCCCGGCAGCGTGCGATGGTCGTCCTCAGGTACTACGAGGATCTGAGCGAGGTCCAGACGGCCGAGATCCTCGGAGTCTCGGTCGGCACGGTGAAGTCGGCGGTGTCCCGCGCGCTGGGCAAGTTGCGCGAGGATCCGGAGCTGGAACCCGTGCGGTAGCTTCCTTCGTTCGTTGCCCTGCGTGAGGGTCTTCTCCCTGTCCTAAGGATCTTCGCCCTGCCGTGGGGCTCTTGGCCTTGCCCTGAGGCTCCTCGGACCCGGTTCGCCGGACGGTTCTCTGATCGATCATTTCGGGATCCAGTGACATACCAATGGGTATGTGAGCAGAATCAGCACAACCGTTACCACCGCGCAGGCAGAGCCGCCCCGGGAGGACGCCGTGCTGAGCACCATGCAGGACGTACCGCTGTTGATCTCCAGAATCCTGACCCACGGGCAGGTCATCCACGGGACGTCGCAGGTGATCACCTGGACCGGCGAGAGCGAGCCCCACCGCCGCTCCTACGCCGAGATCGGCGCCCGCGCCGCGCAGCTGGCACACGCCCTGCGCGAGGACCTCGGGGTCGACGGCGACGAACGGGTCGCCACGCTCATGTGGAACAACTCGGAACATGTGGAGGCGTACTTCGCGATCCCCTCCATGGGCGCCGTCCTCCACACCCTCAACCTGCGCCTGCCTCCCGAGCAGCTCGCCTGGATCGTCAACCACGCCGCCGACCGGGTGATCATCGCCAACGGTTCGCTGCTCCCCCTCCTCGCGCCGCTCCTCCCGCACCTCAAGCCGGTGGAACACGTCGTCGTCTCCGGGCCCGGCGACCGGTCGCTGCTCGCCGGAGCGAGCGTCCAGGTGCACGAGTACGAGGACCTGATCGCCGGCAAGCCGACCACGTACGACTGGCCCGAGCTGGACGAGCGCGCCGCCGCGGCCATGTGCTACACCTCCGGCACCACCGGTGACCCCAAGGGCGTCGTCTACTCCCACCGCTCGGTCTACCTGCACTCCATGCAGGTCAACATGGCCCAGTCCATGGGGTTGACGGACTCCGACCTGTCGCTCGTCGTCGTCCCGCAGTTCCACGTCAACGCCTGGGGCCTGCCGCACGCGACCTTCATGACCGGCGTCAACATGCTGATGCCGGACCGGTTCCTGCAGCCCGGCCCGCTCGCCGAGATGATCGAGACGCAGAAGCCGTCGCACGCCGCCGCCGTCCCCACCATCTGGCAGGGCCTGCTCGCGGAGCTGTCCGCCCGCCCGCGCGAGGTCGGCTCGCTCACCCAGGTCACCATCGGCGGCTCGGCCTGCCCGCCCGCCCTGATGGAGGCCTTCGACAAGCTCGGCATGCGCGTCTGCCACGCCTGGGGCATGACGGAGACCTCCCCGCTCGGCACGATCGCCAGGCCGCCGGCCCATGTCGAGGCCGACACGGAGGAGGAGCTCGCCTACCGGCTCACCCAGGGCCGCTTTCCCGCCTCCGTCGAGGCCCGCCTCACCGGCCCCGGTGGCGAACGCCTCCCCTGGGACGGCGAGTCCGCCGGTGAGCTGGAGGTCCGCGGCCCCTGGATCGCGGGCGCGTACTTCGGCGGTCAGGGCGCCGAACCCATCCGCCCCGACGACAAGTTCAGCGAGGACGGCTGGCTGAAGACGGGCGACGTCGGCACGATCAGCCCGGACGGCTTCCTCACGCTCACCGACCGCGCCAAGGACGTCATCAAGTCGGGAGGCGAGTGGATCTCCTCCGTCGAGCTGGAGAACGCCCTCATGGCCCACCCGGACGTCGCCGAGGCCGCCGTCGTCGCCGTACCGGACGAGAAGTGGGGTGAACGCCCCCTCGCCACCGTCGTGCTGAAGGAAGGCGCGACCACCGACTTCGCCGCCCTCCGCTCCTTCCTCGCCGACGAGGGCCACATCGCCAGGTGGCAGCTGCCCGAGCGCTGGACGATCATCGAGGCGGTGCCGAAGACGAGCGTGGGCAAGTTCGACAAGAAGGTGCTGCGGAGGCAGTACGCGGAGGGCGCGTTGGACGTCACGCAGATCTAGACCTCGTACGCATGGCAGTGGGGCGGTGTTTCACGTGAAACACCGCCCCACTGCCATGGTCGGCGGGTTCAGTTCGTGCCGATGCGTGCCAACAGGTCCACGATCCGGGTCTGGACGTCGGGGCTCGTCGAGCGTTCCGCGAGGAAGAGGACCGTCTCCCCCGAGGCCAGGCGCGGGAGTTCGGACGGGTCGACGGCGGCGGTGTAGACCACGAGCGGGGTCCGGTTCAACTGGCCGTTCGTCCGCAGCCAGTCGATGATGCCGGCCTGGCGGCGGTGTACCTGGAGCAGATCCATCACCACGAGGTTCGGCCGCATCTGCGCGGCCAGTGTGACGGCGTCGGTGTCGGACGCGGCCCGCGCGACCTGCATGCCACGCCGCTCCAGCGTCGCGGTCAGCGCGAGCGCGATCTCCGCGTGCTCCTCGACGAGCAGGACGCGCGGCGGGTGCTGCTCGGAATCGCGCGGTGCCAGCGCCTTCAGCAGGATCGCAGGGTCGGCGCCGTACGCCGCCTCCCGTGTCGCCTGCCCGAGCCCCGCCGTCACGAGAACGGGGACCTCGGCGGCCACAGCGGCCTGGCGCAGTGACTGGAGTGCCGTGCGGGTGATGGGACCGGTCAGCGGGTCGACGAACAGCGCGGCCGGGTAGGCGGCGATCTGGGCGTCCACGTCCTCGCGGGAGTTCACGATGACGGGCCGGTAGCCCCGGTCGCTCAGCGCCTGGTGGGTCGTCATGTCCGGCGCGGGCCACACCAGCAGCCGGCGCGGGTTGTCCAGCGGTTCCGGCGGCAACTCGTCGTCCATCGGCTGCGGATGCGGCCGGTCGGGCACCTCCACCGCGCCACCGGGCCCGTCAAGCGGCTCGGGACCTTCGTCCGCGTTCTTGTCGGGCGCCCCTATGGCGTACGACCGCCCGGCCCCCTCCGTACGGCCCGCCAGCCGGGACTGCCCGGCGAGGGACGGCTGTGGGGGGAGCGGAACCTGTCCCGCGAGGGAGGGCTGTGGCGGCAGCGGGACCTGTCCGGCGAGGGAGGGCGACACCTGGGTGGGCGCCTGCGCGGTCTGCTGGGCCTGGACCGCCTGGGCCGGGGGCGTCGTCTGGGCGGGGCCGACGCCGGTGCCGTTGCTCGGAGTGCCGTTGTGCGGGGTGCCGTTGCTCGGGGTGGACTGCGGGTGTGGGCGCGCGGCCGTGTCGGAGCGGCCGGCGGCCGGCTGGGGTGGCGTCCCCAGCTTGCGGCGCCTACCGGAGCCACCGGGCTGGTTCGGTGCGGGAGTGGATCCTGTCTGGGGCTGCGCCTGCGGCTGCTGTTGCGTTTGGGCCTGGGCCCGGGACTGGACCTGAGGTCCGCCCTGGCGGGCGAAGGGGACGCCCTGGCCGAGCGTCCGCACGCTGATCGCCCGTCCCTGGGTCGAGTTGGGGTCGACGGGGGCGGAGGGAGCAGTGGGCGCGGCCGGGGCCGCGGCTTCGGCGGGCAACGGCTGCGCGGCGCGCGGCTGCTGTACGGCGACCTCCGGCGGCAGGGGGGTGCCCGAGGAAGGGGTGGACTGTGGTGGCAGCGCAGCCTGCGGCACCGGGGCGGCTGCGGGGATGCCGGAGCCGGAGGCCTCCTGGCGGGGGTCCGGCCAGGACTGGGGTTGCTGAGGGGCCGTGCCGGGGGCAGCGACCGCGCCCTGAGCGGGGGCGGGCTGCGGGGCACCGGGCACACCCTGGGCGGGCACGGGCTGGGCGGCACCTTGGACCGCCTGCCCGGCCTGCCCGGCCTGCACACTCTGCCCGCCCTGAACTCCCGGTACGGCGACGGGCTGGGCGGGGGTCACGGCTTGCGCGGGCACGGGCTGGGGGCCACCGGGGGCTGCCTGGGGCGGTACGGCGCCATGCGCGGTGACCTGCGGTGCGGTCACATGTGGTGCGGCGGAGCCCGGCGCGGCGGAGGCTTGACCGGCGGCAGCTTGCGCGCCGGTCCCCGGAGCACCCTGCGGAGCGACGGGTTGCGCGGCAGCGACCGTAACGGAGGCGGGCCGACCGGGATTCGTTGCGGCAGCGGCCTGCGCGGGCCCCGACTGCGGGTCACCCGCAACGCCCTGCGCGGGCACCGACTGAGCGGCGGCCATCGGTGCGCCCTGCGCGGGCACCGGCTGCCCCGGCCCTACCTGTGGAGGGATCTGCTGAACGGGAGCGCCCTGGGCCCCCTGGGCGGGAGCCACCGTGACGGCGCCGCCCCCCTGTTGCGGACCGGGCTGTCGTACGGCCCGGCGGCCCGTCGGCGTGGGCACCGGGTGGGGCAGCGGCGGTGTGTGGTCGTCGGACGGGTTGTGCCGCGCGGCGTCATGGCGACCGTCGTCCACGCCGACGGCGGGCGCATCCGGCGCACCCGGCGCCTGGCCCGCAGCGGCCACTTGCCCCGCACCAGGGGCTTGACCCGCGCCCGCTGCCGGGGCCGCACCGTTGACCGGATCCGCGCCGACCACGTGCCCCGGCTGCCCGGCCCCTCCGGCGGGCACCGGCCCTCCGGCGGGCACGGCTCCCTCGGGAGCGGGAGGAGGCATGGGCGACCCGGCGGCGGGAGCCGTCCCCGGCCGCGGCGGCATCCCGGCCGCCCTCACTCTCGTACCCCGCCTCGCCCTGCGTGGGCGCGGTGGGAACGGCGGGTACCGGCATGGGCATGGGCAGGGGTGCGCCCGGCGTCCCCGGCCCCGCGGGCACCGGTACCGGCCCGAGCCCGGCCGCCTGCGCGTACTCGGGCCCCCGGTCGGCCTCGGCCGGCGGCAGTGCGAAGACGGCTCTCGCTCCCGGTTCGGGCCCGGGCCGCTCCTCCGCGCCGGCGAGCGCGCGCCGACGGCGTCCGGTGGGCTGCTGGGCGTCGGCCGCCTCGCCGGAAGCGGCGTCGGCGGCGGTCGCCTCGGTGCCCGGGCTGGGCCCCGCGGGCAGCGCCGGCGGCAACGCGTTCTGTGCGGGCTCCCGGCGCGCGCGCCGACCGCTGGGCGCGGGCACGCCCTGCGGTGGTACCGTCCCGCCCAGCCCGTTGGCGGCGGCAGCGGCACCCGCCGCGTACTCGGCCGCCGTGACGACCGCGCCCTCGGCGGCCACGAACTCCCCGGCGCCCTCGGCCGAGGCCGCCCGACCACGCCGCCGTCCGGTGCCTCCGGAGCCCTCGGGGTCAGCGACTTCCCCGGCACCGGGCGAAGCCCCAGCCGCCGGGCCCGCGACACCCGCCGCGTCCTCCGCCCGCCGCCTGCGCCGCCCGGTGGGGGCGACGGCGACCTCGGCCGCACGGCGCTCGGGGGCGTCCTCGCTCTCCAGGAACGCGTCCACCGACGCCCGCCGCGCCCGCCGCCGCCCGCCACCACCGGCGGCGGCCTGTTCGGGCAGGGCGATCTCGGCACCGGTGGCCACGGCCTCCGGCCCTGACCCGGACTCGGCGTCGACAGCCACGGCCACAACCGCCTCCGCGGGCAGCGCCTCGGCGGGCACCGCCCCGGCGCCGCCCCCCAGCGGCACCTCCAGCACATACGCGCTACCGCTCATCCCCGGCACCTCGTGCGTCTGGAGCACACCGCCGTGCGCCCGCACGATGCCCTGGACGATCGGCTGGTGCACCGGGTCCCCCCGGCGTACGGCCCGCGCACCTCGATCCGTACGACCTCGCCGCGCTGCGCGGCGGCCACGACGACGGTGTTGTCCATGTAGCCGCCGACGGACATGGGGCTGTTGCCCGTCGCGTCGACACCGGCCACGTCCGCGACGAGGTGCGCGAGCGCGGTCGCGAGCCGCGTCTGGTCCACCTCGGCCTCGATGGGCGGCGCGTGCACGGCGAACTGCACCCGCCCCGGCCCGACCAGCTCCACCGCCCCGTCGACACCGGCGGCGACGACCGCGTCGAGCATGACGGCCGTCCGGACGAGATCGTCCTCGCCGGAGTCGATCCGCTGGTAACCCAGCACGTTGTCGATGAGCGTCGTGATCCGCGAATACCCGGCCGTGAGGTGATGCAGCACCTGGTTCGCCTCGGGCCACAGCTGCCCGGCGTCGTCGGCGGCGAGCGTGCCCAGCTCACCGCGGAGTTGGTCGAGCGGGCCGCGCAGCGAGGTGCCCAGCACGGCGAGCAACTGCTCGTGCCGCCCGGACAGCGCCTCGTACCGGTCCTTCTCCCGCTCCCCGAGCGCCGCGTACCGCTCGTCCCCGGCGGCGAGTTCCTCGGCGTGCTTCTCGCTCAGCTCGGCCAGCGCGGCGGCGTGCTCCTCATGGACCTTCGCCAGCTGCTCCGCGTGCTCCTCGGCGAGCCGCGCCAGCTCCTCCGCGTGCGCCTCGGCCCCGGCGTCCTTCTCCTCGGCGAGCTTGTCGTACGGCCGCCGGTCGGTGAAGGTCATCACGGCCCCGACGAGCTGCTCCCCGTCGCGCACCGGCGCGGTCGTCAGGTCGACCGACACCTTTTCGCCGTTCTTCGACCAGAGCACCTGCCCGCGCACCCGGTGCTTGCGCCCGGACCGCAGTGTGTCCGCGAGCGGAGACTCGGTGTACGGGAAGGGGGAGCCGTCCTCGCGGGAGTGCAGCACGAGCGTGTGCAGCTCGCGTCCACCGAGGTCACTGGCCCGGTACCCCAGTATCTGGGCGGCGGCCGGATTGACGAGGACGATCCGCCCGTCCGTGTCGGTCCCGACCACACCCTCGGACGCGGCCCGCAGGATCATCTCGGTCTGCCGTTGCGAACGCGCGAGTTCGGCCTCGGTGTCGACGGTCCCCGACAGGTCCCGGACGACCAGCATGAGCAGCTCGTCATTGGCGTAGCCGTAACCGTCGTACGCCTGCTGTCCGTTCTCCAGATTCGCGCTTGTGACCTCGACCGGGAACTCGCTGCCGTCGGTCCTGCGGGCGGTCATACGGGTCGGCTTGGTCCGCCCGGTCGGGTCCATGGTGTCGGGCCGCCGCATGGATCCCGGGATGAGCCGCGAGTCGAACTCGGGCAGCAGATCGAGCAGTCCACGCCCGACCAGAGCGGTCCCCGGCGTCTCGAAGGCCTCCAGCGCGATCGTGTTGGCGTTGACGACGGTCCCATTGGCGTTGACCAGCACCAACGCGTCGGGCAGCGCGTCCAGTATGGCTGCGAGGCGAGCAGCGCCTCGGGATGGCCTGCTGCTCACGAGACGCTTCCTCCCTGTCACCGCACCTTGCCGACCGCGGGGGCCATCTTGCCAACCGGTCCGCCACGTGTCACGCGAGGGAGTCTACGGGCAGAGGTTGCGCTCGCGACGCCGGATGAGAGGGAGGTCGCACACCGAACACACGGAGATGCCGTGACCGCGCGGACGGTGATGCCGTGACCGTGTGTTTTGCCGAACGGCACGGTCGGCGGCACATATGTACGGGCTGCGCACGGGCGCCGCGAGCCTCTGCCGCGCCACTCGTCGTATGGCTCGTTTCCCTTGTACGTATCGCCCGTTTCTGTTCACGTGCCGTCGCCTCACCGATACCTCACCGGCGTGCGCCGAGCGCGACTACAACCGGGCAGGTCGTGACGGTCGAGGACGGCGCGGCGTCTGGGCGTACCGGGACACCCGGGCCCGGCGAGCCGCCCGTTCGGTGCCCTTGTCGCGCTCGACCATGACGCCCACAGGCCCGGCACGGTGCGGTGCGTGCCGGGGGCGCCGCCGGTGATGGAGACGGCGGGCCGGGAGGTGCGGGAGGACGAGCAGGCCGAGCACCGACGCGGCCCCCCTACTCCTGCCCGTCTGCTTCCACCCTCCGCTAAGCGCGGAGGTCGGGCAGTACGGGCACCAGCGCGTCCCAGCGGGCGATCTCGCAGCCGTTCCCGCGGTCGTAGCGGGCGTCGACGGGGCGCCCCGCCCAGGTCCCGGTGACATGCGCGGTGGCCTGCCCGCCGTACTGCATCGTGCACACGGTGCCGGGCCGGACCGGAGCGAACGGGTCCGTGCCCCAGGTGGTCCGCCGGTCGAGCCGCCCACACGCGTCGCGCACGTCCGGGTGACTGCCGCCCTGAGGATGGCAACGCAGCTCGAACGTCCCGTCCGCCCCGCCGCCCGCCTCCCGCACCGTGACGGTGAGCCGGTCGCCGGGGCCGGAGGCGGGCACGGGCAGCGCGGCAGGAGGCAGGGCCTCGGCGGCGTACGCGCCGGGCGCGAGCGGCGTGATCATGCCGGCGGTGGCCGCGGCGAGCGAGGCGGCGGCGCCGAGGAGCAGCCGGCTCGGGGCGCCCGGGCCGGAGGGCTTCTGCGCGAGGACGGGAGGGCTCTGCAACATGGCCTGACTAACGCCACGTCCGCCTCGCGGTTGCGCCACGGAAGAGGAGCGCCCGAACCGCCTCCGACCCGCCCCGACGTGCCATACGGCTTTGCCCTGCGGCCTCTCCGCCTAGTAGCGTGGGAGGCGATTGGTGACAGCCCACCCGGCTGTGTCATCATCTGCACGCACCACTCGCGCTCGCGCGGGCGGTTGTGCTGGAGGCGTCGCCTAGTCCGGTCTATGGCGCCGCACTGCTAATGCGGTTTGGGTCTTAAAGCCCATCGAGGGTTCAAATCCCTCCGCCTCCGCCATCTGACCAGGGAGCTCGGCCGAAACAGGCTGGGCTCCCTGAGGCGCTTTCAGGGGTGCTTTCATTGCCCGAAGGCGGCCTCTGTGCCGAGGTCGAGGAGCCTTGGCAGGTGGCGCGCGGCACTTCGCGCATGACGCCGCCTGGCCGTCGGGGATGAGGCCGAACCGCTGCGCGTCCTGGTGGGCGGTGAAGCGTCCGGGCCTGATGGTGAGTGACTCCATGGGGCCATGGTGAGGCTGGGGCGAATCCGCTTCTGGCGGTCGGGGTGACAGGCCCGGAGATCACAATTCCGTTTGAGTGACTTGTCCGTGTTTGGGCACTTCGTTGGAGTACGACTATAGAACGGAGCGCAAGCATGATCATCAAGAGACTGCACGACATGGGCCTCCGCAGCGAACACGCCTACACCGCCGCCATAGCGTCCGTCGGCCTGTCCGTCGCGACCTGGGCCACGAGCCTCAAAGTCGAGCCCGGCATCGGCCTCGACCGCGCCGACCGGTGGGGCATCTTCGTCGGCGAATGGGCGCCCACCCTCTTCGGCCTCGGTGTCGCTCTCTCCCACTACGAACAGCAAGAAGGCACCCTGACCGCCAGCGTCCACGAACTCCGGGAGCAGAAGCAGCAGGCAGGGTGACCCACCCGGAGCGCCCGTCTCGGGCGTCGAGCTCCGGTTGAACGTGGGCATCTTCGTGCCCGGGGGGTCATCTTGAGGACCTCGCGGGTCACGCAGGAAAGGGGAGCCCGGAAGCCCGTATGCCGGCCTCCGGACTCCCCTGACGGCGCGCGCTCCCCGGTCCACTCTCGACTGGTCCGCAGTCGTCGAGGATGTCGGCGAGGTGGTCGACCGGCTCGAAGGCGGGCCCCGGAGGGGCGCGGTGCCCCTCGTGCAACGTCACCGCCCGCTCGACGACGCCCCTGTCCTTGGGGTCTTGCCGTTCCCCCTTGCCGACAGGGGGCCACAGGTCGTTTCCCCAGGTCGCAAGGGGTGTGGCAAACGGATTTCACATGGCGACGGCAGTCATGTAATGTTCTTCCTGTCGCCGCGAGCGGGCCAAAATGCCCGGGACCGGCCCAAAACAAAACAAGCACTCGTAGCTTAACGGATAGAGCATCTGACTACGGATCAGAAGGTTGCAGGTTCGAATCCTGCCGAGTGCACAGCCCGTCAGAGGCCCTATGGAGTGATCCACAGGGCCTCTGCTTTATGCCTTGACGGCAGTGTTTGACGGCAACCGGATTCGGGGGCCGATCAGACGGCTACCGGGACACCGGCCGCGCCGTCATCGTCGTCCGGATCGTTGCCGTCACCCCTCAGCGCGTCGCCGACGCGGTCGAAAGCGGAGCGCTGGGAGTCGAGCCGTACGAAGGTGTGGCACAGGATGGCTCGGTAGCCCGATCAGGCGAAGCGCGGGCCACGTTGGTGGCCACCAACGTGAGATCGATCAAGGAATCGCACAACGGGCGAGGGTGTCGCCGCGTGCCCGTCAGGCGTCGAAACGGCCGCGTGCACTCTCGATGTGACCGAGGTGCTGGTGGGTCCAGCCGCATATGGCGTCGACCGCGGTGCGCAGGGCCCGGC
Coding sequences:
- a CDS encoding OB-fold domain-containing protein; the encoded protein is MAVTEDLSVRLKAYEGRTAVLGGRGKDPVNSPMIRHWCEAMGDTNRAYTGPDAIAPPTMLQVWTMGGLSGHETRSPAYDELLTLLDDAGYTSVVATDCEQEYPRALRPGDEVMFGSVIEAVSERKTTRLGTGYFVTTRMDVRVGDELVGTHRFRILKYAPAAAPPENPRPQPKEQRPRRPRPVVNRDNAGFWEGVARHRLLIQRCAGCATLRLPWLPGCNACGSPEWDTVEASGEGVVYSYVVMHHPPFPAFDPPYAVGLIELAEGVRMVSGVVGVPYDKVRIGMPVRLGFARYDEELELPVFRAEEGVRA
- a CDS encoding MaoC family dehydratase: MRAGDALPSLEIEITRTLVVAGAIASRDYQDVHHDPELARRRGSPDVFMNILTTNGLVGRYVTDHFGPDAVLRKVAVRLGAPNYPGDTMVLTGTVEAVDGRTATVKVIGDNGVGRHVTGTVTVTLPAEGVA
- a CDS encoding lipid-transfer protein codes for the protein MSARTKDRLGGRAAIVGIGATDFSKDSGRSELRLAVEAVRAALDDAGLGPGDVDGMVTFTMDTSPEITVAQAAGIGELSFFSRVHYGGGAACATVQQAALAVATGVAEVVVCYRAFNERSGRRFGAGVRHREPSAEGVALGWTLPFGLLTPASWVAMAAQRYLYAYGLTPEAFGHVAVVDRKHAATNPAAYFHGRPLTLAEHAASRWIVEPLRLLDCCQETDGGQALVVTSVERARDLPRAPAVVVAAAQGAGRAQQQMTGFYDGDLTGLPEMGVVARQLRRTSGLGPDDIDVGILYDHFTPFVLMQLEEFGFCGPGEGADFVAEGRLPLNTHGGQLGEAYLHGMNGIAEAVRQLRGTAVNQVPGAERVLVTAGTGVPTSGLVLGTEG
- a CDS encoding SigE family RNA polymerase sigma factor; amino-acid sequence: MTTPVCTSASKVAAPGTRTLPTSTLSTLSSLTNLPYPSFSAYVKARQPVLLRTARSLTANPCDAEDLLQTALAKTYVAWERIEDHRALDGYVRRALLNTRTSQWRKRKVDEFACDELPEPQGGQATDPAEQQALHDAMWRAIMKLPARQRAMVVLRYYEDLSEVQTAEILGVSVGTVKSAVSRALGKLREDPELEPVR
- a CDS encoding long-chain fatty acid--CoA ligase, giving the protein MLSTMQDVPLLISRILTHGQVIHGTSQVITWTGESEPHRRSYAEIGARAAQLAHALREDLGVDGDERVATLMWNNSEHVEAYFAIPSMGAVLHTLNLRLPPEQLAWIVNHAADRVIIANGSLLPLLAPLLPHLKPVEHVVVSGPGDRSLLAGASVQVHEYEDLIAGKPTTYDWPELDERAAAAMCYTSGTTGDPKGVVYSHRSVYLHSMQVNMAQSMGLTDSDLSLVVVPQFHVNAWGLPHATFMTGVNMLMPDRFLQPGPLAEMIETQKPSHAAAVPTIWQGLLAELSARPREVGSLTQVTIGGSACPPALMEAFDKLGMRVCHAWGMTETSPLGTIARPPAHVEADTEEELAYRLTQGRFPASVEARLTGPGGERLPWDGESAGELEVRGPWIAGAYFGGQGAEPIRPDDKFSEDGWLKTGDVGTISPDGFLTLTDRAKDVIKSGGEWISSVELENALMAHPDVAEAAVVAVPDEKWGERPLATVVLKEGATTDFAALRSFLADEGHIARWQLPERWTIIEAVPKTSVGKFDKKVLRRQYAEGALDVTQI
- a CDS encoding SSI family serine proteinase inhibitor → MLQSPPVLAQKPSGPGAPSRLLLGAAASLAAATAGMITPLAPGAYAAEALPPAALPVPASGPGDRLTVTVREAGGGADGTFELRCHPQGGSHPDVRDACGRLDRRTTWGTDPFAPVRPGTVCTMQYGGQATAHVTGTWAGRPVDARYDRGNGCEIARWDALVPVLPDLRA